The sequence AAGTCACCTTTTTCTACATCACCAAAATATCTATAAGTATCAAAAGCAACCTGACAATCACCGCCCCTCTCAACACCATAATCTCTCACAACACTATTTTCTCCACCCGTTATACAAAGACCTTCTTCACCAATAGTTATAAGCTTCATAGTTCTTACAAGCGCCAATTCCTCTTTTAtgacatcaatttttttatcaaaattatcttCATAGGGCTcaatattttgaacaaaaatttGTTCTTTCTCTATGTTTGTTGGAAAGGAAAAGGGTGAACAACCTGATTGTGCAGCtgcattttaaaataaataatattatatgtagCTTAGAACAACTAATTCAATTGTCAAACAATAAGTTTAGTTATATGTAATTGTGGGAACAACTTCTAGTGTTGTTGGACAACTGATGAATAATTGAAGTAGTTGTGGGAATATCAAttcaaaataactaattaattatctaaCAACTTTATGTAGATATAATCTTACTTGTTCTTTTGTCTGATAAATAAGATCAACATTTGTTTGTATGCGGGTGTTGCAGCCATCCATTTAATCATTCTTAGGATTGTTCTTTCTGATGAAGAATTCTTAGCAAAGCGTTGAATTGATGGAATAGCTTCAAATGCCCAAGCCTATAATATACCATTAGAAGTatcaaatatacataataaaagtCAACAATTAATATTTCACTCAATAAAATAATCGATTTAATTATTTACAGCGAACGCTCATGGAAAGCCATGAAGATTGTATTGAGATTTGGTTGAATCTAGCTTTTTCAAAATATACTCAATGGTAACATCAAAGCTTTCTCGACCCCATGGATATGAATCAAACACACTTTTTTTCGACGCCATCTTTAACCAATTAATGTTTATCTTCTTATCTGCACTGTTTGAACACAATATACGATGCACAAACCAAACCATACTAATAGCAACCTTTTGCTTTTTGGTTAAGCTTGGATGACACATTTTTCTATGAGAACAACAAAATTCGGAGATTCACCCACTTCATTAACTAAAATTTCAcctttttttccaattttcgcTAATTGTTAACTTAGAGGGGGAAAAGAATGACATTGAAGTCAAGTGATAATAGCGAAATCATTAATGCCAAAGCAAATTGGCAAACCATAATAATCAATTCGaacctcttttttcttttcagaaAATATACGACGAAGATTAAGACCATGTTCTAACTTCATTGGAAGTTGTACTGCTACATCATTATCCAACTTCAAAAAGTGACCAAAGCAAGATTTCTTGaaatcattttcaatattttgtgCGATTAGAATTTTTCTAAACTCAACAAATTGAACTCCAAAATCGACTCTCACATTGATTCTAGAATCATAAGACCCAGACACATTCAAGTGAGTCTTAAATTTGTACGTACCATTGGAAATTATTTTGACATGATCTGGAGAGGATtcaatatcttcttcttctttttcaactaATTGCTCACTTTCACTTTCATCACCTTTTTCTTCTCCGCTAGATTtatcttcatcattttcattacttctTTCTTCTCTACTTAATTTATTGCCACCACTTTCACTTTCACTTTCatcacttttttcttcttcactaGATTTATCTTCATCACTCTCATCATCTGATTcttttttccttgaatttgtGCTACTTACGTTATTTTCACTTTCATCACCTTTTTCTTCTCCACTAGATTGTTTTCCACTGTTTTCATCACTTTTTTCTTCTACTAATAAGTTATTGCTGCTCTTACTAGTTATAAGTGCTATAATACCTCTTTTCTTAGCAGATGTATAGCTCTTAGCGTTTTCTCCAGCAGTTGGGTTGGGTGAAGATGTTCCGATTCTTTTCCTCTTATTTTGAGGCATTATATCTACACCGAAATAGTTAAAAAGTTagtaaatgatataaaatttaataggatcaaaaaaaatgtgtaattatagtatattaaatatcaataattatattatttgtcCTACAACTAATCAGTTGTCCAACAACTAAACACAGTTGTCCAACAACTGAACACAGTTGTCCAACAACTGTCCTAGTTGTGGAAACAACTTATCTAGTCGTCTAACAACTACATGCAATTGCTGGACcattttgtatttgaaaatatGTCTAATTATATCTATAAACAACTTCACTAGTTGTCCGACAACTACGAAAGTTGGTGGCTGAAATCACTAAATTGTATTGGCTAAATCATTCACATAAAgtaattttatacatattaaaaagctcttttgaattaattttaacttCAGACGGAATAAATGTAatgcaaaataacaaaaaaatattatagatggatgataataattttttctttggaAACTCTACTtccaatattttgaaataaaaaaagacaagaaaatTTACCTTAAGATCAGGAAAAACCCAATAGAAAAATTTGAATGattttgaagttgaagaagccaaaaagttgaaaattttccCTAAATTAGTTGCTTCGTCTCCCTGACTTCTTGTTCCCGTTCCCCTCCTCTATATGAAAGCGAAAGCAATTGAAAGTTTTAAAGGTCCTTTCAAATTAGTCTTTTAAGTACCTAAGTTTTTAAGATTAATAGTTTAAGTAccaaagtttttaaaataaataatttaatccttttattaatattaaaaatcagaaaatatgtttataagaaTGGAGACCCACttgtcccttttttttaattgaaaacttGATTGGCATTTTCAgcttattttctccttttataaGGCTTTTTTAGTGTAAGGGATAAGTATAAATAGtcctgaaattttaaaaaaaaaaaaaaccctgcattaaaatttaaatgttttgtTTGGCTGACATGTTTGAGATAACTTATCGCACCATTTATAGCATATTGATAGGATAAGTTATCACATATAATTAATGGATAAGTTATCTCAAGGATAACTAATCCAGGATAGTTTATCCTGGATAACTAGTTCTCAACCAAAGGACCCTTAGGGTTTAAAGACAATTTGTGTTCAATGGTTTTGCTCTGTTCTGTTGTTGTTAATGCTAGGCTTAGTTGTGTACATCTAATATATGTTTACAGTTGTATTATGCGTTAACTGGAGGTTTACTAGAATTTTGGAATCTGAGTAATGAAATTTGTCCTCTGTTATGTTCAATCAAAGATATTGCTATTACATCTGTGTGTTATTTCCCATCCATTGAAGTTTGAAGCATTGGTTGTTGAATTATTGTGAGTAGCTATGGTGAAATATTTTGCCAATTAAGAATTTTATCATTATGCAATGTTATGGGTTGAACTTATACTGCATTTGAATTATTGTAAGTAGTAATTTAATGAATTCTGTTTGAGTTTAGCTTTGGGCAAAATGAGTTGTGGTGCTGTTGCTGTTGTATCTGAGCTCTATTATGAGGTTCCTCAACTCCGGCAAGTTTTAGGtgagttttgaatttatatgatttttgaataCTAAATTGCTTTGGGCTAATTCACTATTATTCTTATCTAAAGTGTTAAGTCTTGTGTAGCTTCATGATATTATGTCATATTATGGTGAGAGAAGTATGCTGAAGTAGACCTGCTTTTATTTTGGCGAGTCATTTTCTGAAATGACTTTCTTGCTATGTAATTTCACTTTTTGTGTGGTATAGTACTTTTGCTTGATGTTACTTTGTGACTTGGTTATTGGATCAATATTCAACTTTTGCTAGAGGACTGATTCCTGGCCTGAACTTGTGTGTGAACTGATGTTTGCCAGTATTACAATGATCTGATTGATGATAATGCCTAAATTGATTAACTAGTGTACTCGTTTCATAGAACTATATGCAAACGGCTTGTTTATCAACATTTGAGATATATTAGGTTTGTATTACTCAAAATTGAATGTCTTGactgtatatataaattttccCACAATTGAAGACTGAAACACTATTTTGTGATGAGGCTTTGGTTGCACATACAAAAAGCTACTCTATCTAGAACTGAGGAATTTAGATatctttctttttgaaatggtGTAAATTTTTCTTACTTTTACCTTCTGATATTTGGGTATGAAGAATTTACATTTATGGTACTTATTCAGTGCTTTCTGTTGCCATGTATTTTGGGGAGGAATAAATGTATCTAGTTCCCAGAATACTGTCACAAAGAACTACTTTACATTTGTTATGGTCGAAAAAATCCTAATAACAAAATGGACTTTTGTTTATGTAGGAGTAGGAAAATGGAATTCCTTTACTTTCTGCCAAGATTTGACGTACTTTTAATTCAACATTGGTATTTTACAAGCTAAGTTGTATCAGTAGTCTGAAACTGAATAGAATTTTTGTTATCTAAATGCTAGATATTTTTCAGTATTTCACTCAATATCAATGGCTATCGACTTTTTGTGCTAAATTAGACCTCGTACAAGCTTCCTAATCGCatatttttttggccaaaagTCATTATATAAGCTGAAGTATACTTGAGAACGCCAGACTGCTAGAGAGATTGTGGACTTCTTAGACTGACTGTTATACTCAGAAAAATTAAGTTCTGTTTGGAAAAGAGGACACTCTCTTTTCTCTCTATTGTTCTTTAAGGTGTTGAATAAGCCAGTCTCTTGTCTTACCTCAGATTGGTAGTCTGTTTTACCTGGGAGAGTTTTTGATTTTTAAGCTTAAATCTCGAGTTGAACTACTCAGCTTATGTGTAGATTGCAAATGGTTTCATCAGCGGTTGATTCTCATTATTAATACTTTCGCAACTGAAGAAGGTAAGACTTTATTCTGAATGTGTCAACAAAGTGATGGAACCAGTCATATTAATCTATTCGGATAAGTAGTGTACAGTCATATACTTGCTACAAATCTTCAAGATTTTCAACCTTACCTAGActtctatatgttgatatatcAGTATCTTCTGAATGACATGTATGTGCTTAAAGATTTGTCAATTGAGTAGTTTTCTGTCTTTCAAAGATCGGAACTTTTAAACTCAGGTGGGTTAGCTGATAGTGAGACCAAAGACTCAAATTCCACCTGATTGCATAAGTACCGGGGAAACGTGTACACTAATCAAGAGTTCATGTAAGATGATACTAtacaataatgaaaaaaaataagactcGGCTAAGATCATGTCAGGATTATGTAGGTTAACAGTAACTAAGAGTTGGATTAAGatgataaaaacatataacaAAATTCTATAtcacttcaaataaaaaaaatagtaatcaTTTAGTTATTACAACGTATATTGaatcatcaaaatatcaaaacctCTTCCTATTCCTATTATAGTAGCTTCTAGTAGCAGGAGGGTCATTAGCAAGTTTAGGCATATCATGGTAGTCAACCTGTATGATCCATCTTTTGGCTGTCTTTTACTCTGCTAACCTttcctcaaatattttatttcgttgATGCTTTGTGTTTCTTTCTGCATTGGTGCAGAGCTCTGTATTGGTCTTGTAATTGCATTGTAGTTGCTCTGTTGATGAGGAGGGGCTTGTACTCGTTCGGTGGCCACATTCATCTTCTTCAATGACGCTGGCATGGTCTTGGTTAAACCACTGGTGCACTGCTTTC comes from Solanum pennellii chromosome 1, SPENNV200 and encodes:
- the LOC114075557 gene encoding nucleolin-like, whose translation is MPQNKRKRIGTSSPNPTAGENAKSYTSAKKRGIIALITSKSSNNLLVEEKSDENSGKQSSGEEKGDESENNVSSTNSRKKESDDESDEDKSSEEEKSDESESESGGNKLSREERSNENDEDKSSGEEKGDESESEQLVEKEEEDIESSPDHVKIISNGTYKFKTHLNVSGSYDSRINVRVDFGVQFVEFRKILIAQNIENDFKKSCFGHFLKLDNDVAVQLPMKLEHGLNLRRIFSEKKKEVRIDYYGLPICFGINDFAIIT